One Malania oleifera isolate guangnan ecotype guangnan chromosome 9, ASM2987363v1, whole genome shotgun sequence DNA segment encodes these proteins:
- the LOC131163978 gene encoding uncharacterized protein LOC131163978, whose product MLQMFLYPSGLQHHDMSHLPIRFIWTMMMQYLRAEMIDIQDDVEAEDQMEMTSKERADADDSHPNTGDHLRVALECKHGWIYSILKGDCQNFYNNLIYCECVLCQNFYISFLFFSFYLCCYYSRSYRPLSICRNVT is encoded by the exons ATGTTGCAAATGTTCCTTTATCCATCAGGCCTTCAG CATCATGATATGAGTCATCTCCCCATTCGCTTCATATGGACGATGATGATGCAGTACCTCAGGGCAGAGATGATAGACATACAGGACGACGTCGAGGCAGAAGACCAGATGGAGATGACCAGCAAGGAGAGGGCGGATGCAGACGATAGCCACCCCAACACCGGAGACCACTTGCGTGTGGCACTTGA gtgcaagcATGGATGGATATACTCGATTTTAAAAGGAGACTGTCAAAATTTTTACAAcaatttgatatattgtgaatgtgtactctgccaaaatttttatatctctttccttttcttttctttttatctttGTTGCTATTATTCTAGATCGTATAGACCGCTTTCTATTTGTAGAAATGTTACCTAA
- the LOC131163979 gene encoding uncharacterized protein LOC131163979: protein MGNTSKDLLHLEHKNPSSSPLESALFVCETESLSQNKKKPHPEGQPITTPVATSQVVGKVKDFLGMISEANKKLVLEAKDNSSEHYNIEVLTGSEPEYIEMNLMLGVADLHTPEAVVAAEAAIAGSQPIIPGAASSRAESDDSSDDGDSDGSDDEDDVNNGNDSSEDEVDHIKDCSAVKVERLRSGDDGLSRNHQSKKRPKIVEL from the exons ATGGGGAACACGAGCAAAGATCTTCTGCACTTGGAGCACAAGAACCCTTCTTCCTCGCCTTTag AATCCGCACTTTTTGTATGTGAAACTGAGTCATTGTCTCAAAACAAGAAGAAGCCACATCCAGAAGGACAGCCTATTACCACTCCGGTTGCTACTAGCCAAG TTGTAGGAAAAGTGAAGGATTTTTTAGGAATGATATCAGAAGCTAACAAAAAGCTGGTGCTTGAGGCAAAG GACAATTCTAGTGAGCATTATAATATTGAGGTACTTACAGGGAGTGAACCTGAATACATTGAAATG AATTTGATGCTGGGCGTTGCGGACCTCCATACCCCCGAGGCTGTAGTTGCTGCTGAAGCTGCAATTGCTGGTTCTCAACCAATAATTCCTGGTGCAGCTAGTAGCAGAGCTGAATCAGATGATAGCAGTGATGATGGAGACAGTGATGGCAGTGACGATGAAGATGATGTGAATAATGGTAATGACAGCAGTGAGGACGAAGTTGATCATATCAAAGACTGCTCTGCTGTTAAAGTAGAAAGATTAAGGTCTGGTGATGATGGATTATCGAGAAATCATCAGTCAAAAAAGCGCCCAAAGATTGTAGAACTGTAA